A window of the Citrus sinensis cultivar Valencia sweet orange chromosome 9, DVS_A1.0, whole genome shotgun sequence genome harbors these coding sequences:
- the LOC102623242 gene encoding putative inactive cadmium/zinc-transporting ATPase HMA3 — MADAQERKYQKSYFDVLGICCSSEVPLIENILKSLEGVKEVSVIVPSRTVIVLHDALLISQHQIVKALNQARFEANVRAYGGTSYQKKWPSPYAMACGVLLAISILKYVYHPLRWFALGAVAIGIFPIILKGLAAIRNFKLDINILVLIAVIGTIAMNDYIEAGIIVFLFTIAEWLESRASHKATAVMSSLMSIAPQKAIIAGTGEEVDAGEVKLNTVLAVKAGEVIPIDGIVVDGKCEVDEKTLTGESYPVSKQKGSTVWAGTINLNGYISVETTAVAEDCVVAKMAKLVEEAQNSKSRIQRFVDKFSQYYTPAVIFISACVAVIPIALGVSNHKQWFHLALVVLVSACPCALILSTPVVTYCALTKAATSGLLIKGGDYLQTLAKVRFMAFDKTGTITRGEFVMSEFQPLSEDINLNTLLYWVSSIESKSSHPMSAALVEYGRSLSIEPKPEDVEDYQNFPGEGIYGKIGGEEIYIGNRKIAQRAGCGTVPSVDGPKMKGNTIGYIFLGASPVGIFCLSDACRTGAAEAVNQLKSLGIRTAMLTGDNQAAAMQAQEQLGNALNVVHSELLPEDKAKIINQFKQEGKTAMIGDGINDAPALATADIGISMGISGSALATETGQVILMSNDIRKVPEAIRLARKAHWKVIENIAVSIATKAGIIALALGGHPLVWAAVLADVGTCLIVILNSMLLLHETHSHRGKCIKSSSSSSHTPKHVKKCCNSSGKHCKSSAANQTRKHEGKCCQSPAEFHTHRHGCKSNHFHPSDNQQLCCSDSKAQNRCEPEDYSSHGCDSRSNDSGSRSPNLCGNNQCCAGSDHGAEEDKLCDHESFNKDDNDIEAQNTHNCSGYHNSNFSKNNTWPNCFGRKGNCGEDHVNHSVSEEICREVTNHEHQHSHHCSEKHEKNHVHVTDSGCHSCGHHCPEPIPVIKKCYTDHSEGRHNAAYHMPLGTDQVESSVAKSACMSLGKRENERCCKSYYMKQCCGDHVHFGTKFGGGLSEIVTE, encoded by the exons atggctgatgctcaagaaagaaaatatcagAAAAGCTACTTTGATGTCTTAGGAATCTGCTGCTCTTCAGAGGTTCCTTTGATAGAAAATATCCTCAAATCTCTTGAAGGAGTTAAAGAAGTTTCAGTGATTGTTCCGTCAAGAACAGTCATTGTTCTTCATGATGCTCTCCTCATTTCTCAGCATCAAATTg TCAAGGCTCTAAATCAAGCAAGATTCGAGGCAAATGTGAGAGCATATGGAGGAACAAGTTACCAGAAAAAATGGCCAAGTCCATATGCAATGGCATGTGGGGTGTTGCTTGCAATATCAATATTGAAATATGTGTATCATCCATTACGTTGGTTTGCCCTTGGAGCTGTTGCCATTGGCATCTTTCCAATTATCTTAAAAGGACTTGCCgcaataagaaattttaagcTTGATATCAACATTCTTGTGCTTATAGCAG TGATAGGTACAATTGCCATGAACGATTATATTGAAGCTGGCATCATTGTCTTCCTCTTCACAATTGCCGAATGGCTTGAGTCCAGGGCAAGCCATAAG GCTACTGCTGTAATGTCATCACTGATGAGCATTGCTCCTCAAAAAGCAATAATAGCTGGAACCGGAGAAGAAGTTGATGCCGGCGAGGTGAAATTGAACACTGTTCTTGCGGTTAAGGCTGGTGAAGTTATACCGATTGATGGAATCGTTGTGGATGGGAAATGTGAAGTGGATGAGAAAACTTTAACCGGGGAGTCATATCCTGTTTCAAAGCAAAAGGGTTCCACTGTTTGGGCTGGCACAATTAATCTAAATG GTTATATTAGTGTAGAAACTACTGCTGTAGCCGAAGATTGTGTCGTGGCTAAAATGGCAAAGCTAGTGGAAGAAGCACAAAACAGCAAATCtagaatacaaagattcgtAGATAAATTTTCTCAGTATTACACTCCAG CTGTTATATTTATATCAGCCTGTGTGGCCGTTATTCCAATCGCTCTGGGAGTTTCAAATCACAAGCAGTGGTTTCATTTAGCATTGGTTGTGTTAGTAAGTGCATGTCCTTGTGCACTAATCCTCTCCACACCTGTTGTTACTTACTGTGCCCTTACAAAGGCTGCAACTTCTGGTCTTCTAATCAAAGGAGGAGACTATCTTCAAACTCTTGCAAAAGTCAGGTTCATGGCTTTTGACAAGACCGGAACAATCACAAGGGGTGAATTTGTTATGTCCGAGTTTCAACCACTATCTGAAGATATAAACTTAAACACTTTGCTTTACTG GGTTTCGAGCATTGAGAGTAAGTCAAGCCATCCGATGTCAGCTGCACTTGTTGAGTACGGGAGGTCGCTTTCCATTGAGCCGAAGCCCGAAGATGTAGaagattatcaaaattttcctGGAGAAGGAATATATGGGAAAATTGGTGGGGAAGAAATTTACATTGGAAACAGAAAAATTGCACAGAGAGCTGGCTGTGGCACAG TTCCATCTGTAGATGGACCTAAAATGAAAGGAAACACCATTGGATACATATTCTTAGGAGCATCCCCTGTTGGAATTTTCTGTCTTTCTGATGCCTGTCGAACTGGGGCTGCAGAGGCAGTCAATCAGCTGAAGTCACTAGGCATCAGAACTGCTATGCTTACTGGAGATAATCAAGCAGCAGCTATGCAGGCACAAGAGCAG CTAGGTAATGCTCTCAATGTAGTCCATTCAGAACTTCTACCGGAAGATAAGGCAAAAATCATCAATCAGTTTAAGCAAGAAGGAAAAACTGCAATGATTGGAGATGGAATAAATGATGCTCCAGCATTGGCTACAGCTGACATTGGTATATCAATGGGAATTTCAGGTTCTGCACTTGCAACTGAGACGGGACAAGTCATTCTAATGTCAAATGACATAAGAAAAGTACCTGAAGCCATCCGACTTGCAAGAAAAGCTCATTGGAAAGTGATTGAAAACATCGCTGTGTCAATTGCAACTAAGGCTGGTATCATTGCCTTGGCCTTGGGTGGTCACCCTCTTGTTTGGGCAGCTGTTCTTGCTGATGTTGGAACATGCCTGATTGTGATCCTTAATAGCATGCTACTTTTGCATGAAACACACAGTCACAGAGGTAAATGCAttaaatcttcttcttcttcatcacatACTCCCAAACATGTAAAAAAATGTTGCAACTCTAGCGGGAAGCATTGCAAATCTTCAGCTGCAAACCAAACCAGAAAGCATGAAGGAAAATGTTGCCAATCTCCAGCTGAATTTCATACTCACAGACATGGATGTAAGTCCAATCATTTCCATCCATCTGACAACCAACAGCTTTGTTGCTCTGATAGCAAAGCTCAAAACCGATGTGAACCTGAAGATTATTCTTCCCACGGATGTGATTCAAGAAGCAATGATTCGGGCTCTCGCAGCCCAAATCTATGCGGGAATAATCAGTGCTGTGCAGGCAGTGATCATGGAGCTGAAGAGGATAAGCTTTGTGATCATGAGAGCTTCAATAAAGATGATAATGATATCGAGGCACAGAACACTCATAATTGTTCAGGCTATCACAATTCAAATTTCTCCAAAAACAATACATGGCCAAATTGTTTTGGAAGAAAAGGTAACTGTGGGGAAGATCATGTAAACCATTCTGTTTCTGAAGAAATATGCCGAGAAGTGACAAATCATGAACATCAGCATTCGCACCATTGCAGTGAAAAGCATGAGAAAAACCATGTTCATGTGACGGACTCAGGATGCCATAGTTGTGGGCATCATTGCCCTGAGCCTATCCCAGTGATAAAAAAGTGCTATACAGATCACTCTGAAGGGCGTCACAACGCTGCCTATCATATGCCGTTGGGAACAGATCAAGTGGAATCATCTGTGGCGAAGAGTGCATGTATGAGTTTgggaaagagagaaaatgaaaggtGTTGCAAGAGCTACTACATGAAGCAATGTTGCGGAGACCATGTCCATTTTGGAACTAAGTTTGGAGGAGGCTTAAGTGAAATCGTCACAGAATAG
- the LOC102622752 gene encoding 2-oxoglutarate-dependent dioxygenase DAO-like isoform X1 — MEERRRIPTIDLGEFPKQLKKLREASEEWGCFRVVNHKVSSTLMAEMKQVVRELLDLPLEIKRRNTDVIAGSGYMAPTQKNPLYEALGLYDMASSQAVADFCSHLDASPHQRETIEKYAQAIQELAVDLAHKLAESMGLMDSVFQDWPCQFRINKYNFAPESVGSPGVQLHTDSGFLTILQDDENVGGLEVMDRAGAFVPVDPLPGTLLVNLGDIATQVWSNGRLLNVKHRVQCKESAIRVSIATFLLGPKEAAVEAPAEFVDAEHPRLYVPITFEDYRKLRLSTNLQAGEALELVRSHS; from the exons ATGGAGGAGAGGAGAAGGATCCCGACGATAGATCTGGGGGAATTCCCGAAGCAGCTGAAGAAACTGAGAGAAGCAAGCGAGGAATGGGGATGCTTCAGGGTGGTGAACCACAAGGTCTCGTCAACGCTGATGGCGGAAATGAAGCAAGTGGTGAGGGAGCTTTTGGATCTTCCTCTCGAGATCAAACGACGCAACACCGATGTGATCGCCGGCAGCGGCTACATGGCTCCCACCCAGAAGAATCCTCTGTATGAAGCTTTGGGTCTCTACGACATGGCTTCTTCTCAAGCTGTTGCTGACTTTTGTTCTCACCTGGATGCCTCTCCTCATCAGAG AGAGACAATAGAGAAATATGCTCAAGCAATACAAGAGTTGGCCGTGGATTTGGCGCATAAATTGGCCGAGAGTATGGGGTTGATGGACAGTGTGTTCCAGGATTGGCCTTGCCAGTTTAGGATAAACAAGTACAACTTCGCTCCAGAAAGCGTAGGCTCCCCTGGAGTGCAATTACACACAGATTCAGGGTTCCTTACTATTCTTCAAGATGATGAAAATGTTGGTGGCCTCGAAGTGATGGACAGAGCTGGTGCATTTGTACCTGTTGATCCCTTGCCCGGCACCCTCCTTGTCAATCTTGGAGACATTGCCACG CAGGTATGGAGTAACGGAAGGTTGCTCAATGTGAAGCATAGAGTGCAGTGCAAGGAATCAGCAATAAGAGTATCGATTGCCACATTTCTATTGGGACCAAAGGAGGCAGCAGTGGAAGCTCCAGCAGAGTTTGTTGATGCAGAACACCCACGTCTTTATGTACCAATTACTTTTGAAGACTACAGAAAGCTCCGACTGTCCACGAATTTGCAGGCGGGTGAAGCTCTTGAACTTGTACGTTCTCATTCCTGA
- the LOC102622752 gene encoding 2-oxoglutarate-dependent dioxygenase DAO-like isoform X2, with protein sequence MEERRRIPTIDLGEFPKQLKKLREASEEWGCFRVVNHKVSSTLMAEMKQVVRELLDLPLEIKRRNTDVIAGSGYMAPTQKNPLYEALGLYDMASSQAVADFCSHLDASPHQRETIEKYAQAIQELAVDLAHKLAESMGLMDSVFQDWPCQFRINKYNFAPESVGSPGVQLHTDSGFLTILQDDENVGGLEVMDRAGAFVPVDPLPGTLLVNLGDIATVWSNGRLLNVKHRVQCKESAIRVSIATFLLGPKEAAVEAPAEFVDAEHPRLYVPITFEDYRKLRLSTNLQAGEALELVRSHS encoded by the exons ATGGAGGAGAGGAGAAGGATCCCGACGATAGATCTGGGGGAATTCCCGAAGCAGCTGAAGAAACTGAGAGAAGCAAGCGAGGAATGGGGATGCTTCAGGGTGGTGAACCACAAGGTCTCGTCAACGCTGATGGCGGAAATGAAGCAAGTGGTGAGGGAGCTTTTGGATCTTCCTCTCGAGATCAAACGACGCAACACCGATGTGATCGCCGGCAGCGGCTACATGGCTCCCACCCAGAAGAATCCTCTGTATGAAGCTTTGGGTCTCTACGACATGGCTTCTTCTCAAGCTGTTGCTGACTTTTGTTCTCACCTGGATGCCTCTCCTCATCAGAG AGAGACAATAGAGAAATATGCTCAAGCAATACAAGAGTTGGCCGTGGATTTGGCGCATAAATTGGCCGAGAGTATGGGGTTGATGGACAGTGTGTTCCAGGATTGGCCTTGCCAGTTTAGGATAAACAAGTACAACTTCGCTCCAGAAAGCGTAGGCTCCCCTGGAGTGCAATTACACACAGATTCAGGGTTCCTTACTATTCTTCAAGATGATGAAAATGTTGGTGGCCTCGAAGTGATGGACAGAGCTGGTGCATTTGTACCTGTTGATCCCTTGCCCGGCACCCTCCTTGTCAATCTTGGAGACATTGCCACG GTATGGAGTAACGGAAGGTTGCTCAATGTGAAGCATAGAGTGCAGTGCAAGGAATCAGCAATAAGAGTATCGATTGCCACATTTCTATTGGGACCAAAGGAGGCAGCAGTGGAAGCTCCAGCAGAGTTTGTTGATGCAGAACACCCACGTCTTTATGTACCAATTACTTTTGAAGACTACAGAAAGCTCCGACTGTCCACGAATTTGCAGGCGGGTGAAGCTCTTGAACTTGTACGTTCTCATTCCTGA
- the LOC102622049 gene encoding protein ROLLING AND ERECT LEAF 2, translating into MGCSTSKLDDEEAVQLCKDRRRFIKQAVEQRTRFASGHLAYIQSLKRVSAALKEYVEGDEPREFMLDSFITPPFTPVKKKSSGFISISPTSFSPAQIQSKPNSTLKVNYLRSTGIPAISVEERPQSPETVRVETYSPIRQFGTDDGFFAMPSQHNSSMNLNYLRPRGNPAVSVEERPQSPEAVQVETYSPMHHFGIEGFFATQSSPMNSSFFSYSPNNRPNIPPPSPQTSQWDFFWNPFSSLDYYGYPNRSSLEQTTLDDEIRGLRQVREEEGIPDLEEDVTEQEDSENKVHVKDERAKVDKNCRTEEVLVEDVGDDDDDDDNDDDEEEEEGETDCECDATHEMQDLQSHDRASIEVSRAQTAGQVRVRNQEMAVGDQEAKETPGFTVYVNRRPTSMAEVIKDLEAQFMVVCNAANEVSVLLEASRAQHSATSNELSAMKMLNPVALFRSASSRSSSSRFLIKSSSSRDEGDESSSDFSEESCMFSGSHQSTLDRLYAWEKKLYDEVRSGEKVRIAYDKKCKQLRNQDVKGDDPSAVDKTRAAIRDLHTQIKVSIHSIEAISKRIETLRDEELQPQLVELIQGLARMWKVMAESHQIQKQTLDEAKILLAGTPSKLHAKRHSSMSVIDPHKLARSAANLETELRNWRACFESWITSQRSYMHALTGWLLRCMRCEADMSKLPFSPRRSSGTLPIFGLCIQWSKFLDGIQEMPVLDGLDFFAAGMGSLYAQQQREDSRRTPVGSKRFTTGFSDESGGNMELVEVGEVEDVMTAEKMAEVAIRVLCAGMSVAMSSLAEFSIGSADGYTELVNQWENTMCSQSSGREKA; encoded by the exons ATGGGATGTTCTACTTCGAAGCTGGATGATGAAGAGGCAGTTCAGCTTTGTAAAGATAGAAGGCGATTCATCAAACAGGCCGTAGAGCAAAGAACCCGATTTGCCTCTGGACATTTAGCCTATATCCAGTCCTTGAAAAGAGTTTCTGCTGCACTTAAAGAGTATGTTGAAGGAGATGAACCCCGCGAGTTCATGCTAGATTCATTTATAACCCCACCATTTACCCcagtaaagaaaaagagttCTGGCTTCATCTCAATTTCACCAACATCCTTCTCACCAGCACAAATTCAGTCTAAACCCAATTCAACTTTGAAAGTAAATTACTTGAGGTCAACTGGGATCCCAGCAATTTCAGTGGAAGAGAGGCCTCAATCACCAGAAACAGTCCGAGTTGAAACTTATTCTCCAATTCGCCAATTTGGAACTGACGATGGATTCTTTGCAATGCCATCTCAACACAATTCAAGCATGAACCTAAATTACTTAAGGCCACGTGGGAACCCAGCAGTTTCAGTTGAAGAAAGGCCTCAATCACCAGAAGCAGTCCAAGTTGAAACTTACTCTCCAATGCACCACTTCGGAATTGAGGGGTTCTTTGCAACGCAATCGTCACCAAtgaattcttcatttttctcttattcccCCAACAATAGGCCCAATATTCCTCCCCCTTCACCACAGACTTCACAATGGGATTTCTTTTGGAATCCATTTTCATCATTGGACTACTATGGCTATCCCAACCGAAGTAGTCTTGAACAAACAACCTTGGATGATGAGATCAGAGGGCTAAGGCAGGTTCGAGAAGAAGAAGGGATTCCTGACTTAGAGGAAGATGTAACTGAACAAGAAGATTCTGAGAATAAGGTACATGTAAAAGATGAAAGGGCTAAAGTTGATAAAAATTGCAGAACAGAAGAAGTTCTTGTGGAAGATGTTGGtgatgacgacgacgacgacgacaatgatgatgatgaggaggaggaggaggggGAAACAGATTGTGAATGCGATGCCACACATGAAATGCAAGATTTACAATCCCATGATAGGGCAAGCATAGAAGTGTCGCGAGCTCAAACAGCTGGGCAAGTTCGAGTTAGAAATCAAGAAATGGCAGTTGGTGATCAGGAAGCTAAGGAAACACCAGGTTTTACTGTCTATGTAAACCGGAGGCCAACAAGCATGGCAGAAGTGATCAAGGACCTTGAAGCTCAATTCATGGTTGTTTGCAATGCTGCCAATGAAGTTTCAGTGTTGTTAGAGGCTAGCAGAGCCCAGCACTCAGCAACATCAAATGAACTCTCAG CCATGAAAATGTTGAATCCAGTAGCTTTGTTCCGCTCAGCTTCATCACGCTCGTCCTCATCAagatttttaatcaaatcttcAAGTTCCAGAGATGAAGGGGATGAAAGCAGTAGTGATTTCTCAGAGGAATCCTGCATGTTTTCTGGCAGCCACCAGTCAACACTGGATAGATTATATGCCTGGGAGAAGAAACTCTACGACGAAGTCAGG TCTGGAGAAAAGGTTCGGATTGCTTATgacaaaaagtgtaagcaaCTCAGAAATCAAGATGTGAAAGGGGACGATCCCTCTGCTGTGGATAAAACTAGGGCAGCTATTAGAGATTTGCATACCCAGATAAAGGTTTCAATTCACTCAATTGAAGCTATCTCAAAGAGGATTGAGACTTTGAGGGATGAAGAATTGCAGCCTCAACTTGTAGAATTGATACAAGG GTTAGCGAGGATGTGGAAAGTAATGGCTgaaagccatcaaatacaGAAACAGACCTTAGATGAAGCCAAGATTTTACTAGCAGGCACACCATCAAAACTTCATGCAAAGAGGCACTCTTCCATGTCAGTTATTGACCCTCACAAGCTAGCACGATCAGCTGCCAATCTTGAAACAGAGCTTAGAAATTGGCGAGCTTGTTTTGAGTCATGGATCACTTCTCAACGATCCTATATGCATGCACTAACTGGCTGGCTTCTTCGTTGCATGAGATGTGAAGCTGATATGTCAAAATTACCATTTTCTCCAAGACGGTCCAGTGGAACCCTTCCAATATTTGGACTTTGCATACAGTGGTCAAAGTTTCTTGATGGCATCCAGGAGATGCCAGTACTTGACGGATTGGACTTTTTTGCTGCTGGGATGGGGTCCCTCTATGCACAGCAACAAAGAGAGGACTCTCGTAGGACCCCAGTTGGGTCAAAGAGATTTACAACCGGATTCTCAGATGAATCTGGTGGTAATATGGAATTGGTGGAGGTTGGAGAAGTAGAAGATGTTATGACTGCAGAGAAAATGGCTGAAGTTGCCATAAGAGTACTTTGTGCTGGAATGTCAGTTGCAATGAGTTCACTGGCTGAATTTTCTATCGGTTCTGCAGACGGGTATACAGAACTTGTTAATCAGTGGGAGAATACCATGTGTTCACAAAGTTCAGGTAGGGAGAAGGCGTAA
- the LOC102621557 gene encoding mitochondrial outer membrane import complex protein METAXIN, with protein sequence MERVNEREDFTLVTRKPYFGLPTACPICLPVYIYLKFARLPFHLAFDSTYPDSDIIPYVESATYVACNNENGGVIECLKKDGIVDLDNGYQSVPEWISMKALISSWLEEALIYELWVGSDGNSVRKIYYSDLAWPIGKVLFLQQVRTVKQQLGITKENSDRREEEIYKRASIAYRALSTRLGEESFLFENRPSSVDAILLAHVLVTLHALPETSLLKSKLLEHGNLVRYAEKLKTEFVEAGSSSSIPPFPSDPSSSTPRKGPSHWSSKPKPKPKREKTEEEKTFRRRAKYFLATQLVAIVLFLSVMNIYDISEPELDNEGDIDFD encoded by the exons ATGGAACGAGTTAACGAAAGAGAAGATTTCACGCTGGTGACGAGGAAGCCTTATTTCGGTTTGCCCACGGCATGCCCAATTTGCTTACCTGTTTACATTTATCTCAAGTTCGCTCGCCTTCCTTTTCACTTGGCCTTCGATTCTACTTACCCTGACTCCG ATATAATTCCTTATGTTGAGTCGGCCACTTATGTGGCATGCAATAATGAGAACGGTGGAGTTATTGAATGTTTAAAGAAAGATGGCATTGTTGATTTGGACAATGGATATCAGTCAGTACCAGAATGGATATCAATGAAAGCATTGATTAGCTCATGGCTTGAAGAAGCACTCATTTACGAACTCTGGGTGGGATCTGATGGAAATTCTGTTCGCAAGATTTATTACTCTGATCTTGCATGGCCAATAGGAAAAGTTTTGTTCCTACAGCAAGTACGAACAGTTAAGCAGCAACTTGGGATAACTAAAGAAAACTCTGATAGAAGGGAAGAAGAG ATCTACAAGAGAGCGAGCATTGCTTATAGAGCATTGTCAACTAGATTAGGAGAGGAGAGCTTTCTGTTTGAGAATAG GCCATCAAGTGTAGATGCAATTTTGCTTGCACACGTGCTTGTCACTCTTCATGCATTACCA GAAACATCATTGCTCAAGAGCAAACTCTTAGAGCATGGTAACCTCGTAAGATATGCGGAAAAACTTAAGACGGAGTTTGTAGAAGCTGGTTCATCTTCTTCCATCCCACCGTTCCCTTCTGATCCGTCATCATCAACTCCAAGAAAAGGTCCCTCACATTGGA GTTCAAAACCTAAGCCAAAACCCAAGAGGGAGAAAACAGAGGAGGAAAAAACTTTCAGAAGAAGGGCCAAATATTTTTTGGCAACGCAACTAGTTGCAATTGTACTTTTCCTATCTGTTATGAATATATACGATATTTCAGAACCTGAACTTGACAACGAGGGAGACATCGATTTTGACTGA